A stretch of the Chlorobiota bacterium genome encodes the following:
- a CDS encoding SMC family ATPase, protein MKPISLTLKGIYSYKEEQTINFKHLTESGLFGIFGEVGSGKSVILEAITYALYGETVRMNKQQNRSYNMMNLLSNEFHIDFIFVHGSDGKEIEYRFTASAKRNKKKFEDVKTIDRKAYKKIDEQWMPLESIDGKLILNLSYDNFKRTVIIPQNKFQEFLELSGTDKRSMMEEIFDLSKYNLYKKIDYLDKINNEKINQINAKISQIGDVSNEVLENEERNLNEVKKLIEQNDEILDKFSTQDKKYDWLKNIFNQIDANNSRLENLNSKKQFYLEKSNQLKNYEKCYREFKFMLSSIENKKIEYSSKVSSIKSDESDRIKLEVSLESLLEEFNLIKTKYENKNDLIQKVNDFNCIIEINNLISSLNRKKINIDKIKRSIENYDFEIKNINEQLNVKINEVENLNLTARNLQTLSEIKYWFNLKNNFMKNLDDTKVENKFNLNEILKIEEELKNTIENAISNGLIKNNEIKISNQISDKKKSIEIEIIHIDKEINLVTVQQKLKEFTQTLSNGEACPLCGSLEHPKPLVTNDLQNNYINDNKKIKCKERIKSLDLLFEKLKELHSNKKIYLDSNIRLNEKINKQQNDLKNHDALFVWSDYKLIDEYEIINNYKIAKLNSEQIEICKSFIEKLRNDIDKKNQNKKQDESEILKYGNELITIETKCNTLKEVVKLSNFQEVEMMNNTQIEIKIKSLNQEIISIDNNFEIKEKQLKEVEIKKNVLDGQIISQKTMLEDIEFQLKEEIEKLNEKLIENNFNNVEEVNVILNKNLNVEVVRKEIEQFKLDINTCEKNKLDFFNQSNGEVYNSELHEKLKFDLDSVTKEQNELRVSEGSLKSTISNYKKAIIEVSNFNNNLENLNIRAFNLNLLKSHFVAKGKGFLDYIISVYLNQLCDSANERFYKMTSQNYKLVVTEDNNFEVKDFLNGGKVRGAFTLSGGQKFQAALSLALALSGSIQTYSNSKQNFFFLDEGFGSLDKSTLENVFDTLKSLLNENRIVGVISHVEEVKQEIDVYLKIRKDKDKGSIIETSWK, encoded by the coding sequence ATGAAACCTATTTCACTTACATTAAAAGGAATCTATTCTTATAAAGAAGAGCAGACCATCAATTTCAAGCACCTTACAGAGTCTGGGTTGTTTGGAATTTTTGGAGAAGTTGGGAGTGGGAAATCTGTAATTTTAGAAGCTATAACTTATGCATTGTATGGTGAAACTGTAAGAATGAATAAGCAACAAAATCGTAGTTATAATATGATGAATTTACTTTCAAATGAATTCCATATTGATTTCATATTTGTTCATGGATCTGACGGGAAAGAAATTGAATATAGATTTACTGCTTCGGCAAAAAGGAACAAAAAGAAATTTGAAGATGTAAAAACAATTGATCGTAAAGCTTATAAAAAAATTGATGAACAATGGATGCCATTAGAATCAATTGATGGAAAATTAATATTAAATTTAAGTTATGATAATTTTAAAAGAACAGTAATTATTCCTCAAAATAAATTTCAAGAATTTTTAGAACTAAGTGGGACAGATAAAAGATCAATGATGGAGGAGATATTTGACTTAAGCAAATATAATCTTTACAAAAAAATTGATTATTTAGATAAAATTAATAATGAGAAAATAAATCAAATAAATGCTAAGATATCACAAATTGGAGATGTTTCTAATGAAGTTTTGGAGAACGAAGAAAGGAATCTAAATGAAGTTAAAAAGTTGATTGAACAGAATGATGAAATATTAGATAAGTTCTCAACCCAAGACAAAAAATATGACTGGTTAAAAAATATATTTAATCAGATAGATGCAAATAATTCTCGACTAGAAAATCTTAATTCTAAGAAACAATTCTATTTGGAAAAATCTAATCAGTTGAAGAATTATGAAAAATGTTACAGAGAGTTTAAATTTATGCTTTCGAGTATTGAAAACAAAAAAATTGAATATTCCTCAAAAGTTTCATCAATTAAAAGTGATGAATCAGACAGAATTAAACTTGAAGTTTCCTTAGAAAGTCTATTAGAGGAATTCAATTTAATTAAAACTAAATATGAAAATAAAAATGATTTGATTCAAAAAGTAAATGATTTTAATTGCATAATTGAAATAAATAATTTAATATCTTCCTTAAATAGAAAAAAAATAAATATAGATAAAATTAAGAGAAGTATTGAAAATTATGATTTTGAAATTAAAAATATTAATGAGCAATTAAATGTCAAAATAAATGAAGTTGAAAATTTGAATTTAACTGCACGTAATTTGCAAACACTTTCTGAAATTAAGTATTGGTTCAATTTGAAAAATAATTTCATGAAAAATTTGGATGATACTAAAGTTGAAAATAAATTTAATTTAAATGAAATTTTAAAAATTGAAGAAGAGTTAAAAAATACAATAGAAAATGCAATCTCAAATGGATTGATAAAAAATAATGAAATTAAAATTAGTAATCAAATAAGTGACAAGAAAAAGAGTATCGAAATAGAAATTATTCACATAGATAAAGAGATAAATTTAGTTACAGTTCAACAAAAATTAAAAGAGTTTACACAAACATTATCTAATGGAGAAGCTTGCCCATTATGTGGATCTCTTGAGCACCCAAAGCCATTGGTAACGAATGATTTACAGAATAATTACATTAATGATAATAAAAAGATAAAATGTAAAGAAAGAATTAAAAGTCTAGATTTATTATTCGAAAAATTGAAAGAATTACATTCAAATAAAAAAATCTATTTGGACTCAAATATCAGGTTAAATGAAAAAATTAATAAACAACAAAATGATTTAAAAAATCATGATGCATTGTTTGTATGGAGTGATTATAAACTGATTGATGAATATGAGATTATTAACAACTATAAAATTGCAAAGTTAAATAGTGAGCAAATCGAAATATGTAAATCTTTTATTGAAAAGTTGAGGAATGATATTGATAAAAAAAATCAAAATAAAAAACAGGATGAAAGTGAAATACTTAAGTATGGGAATGAGCTAATTACAATTGAGACCAAATGTAATACCTTGAAGGAAGTGGTAAAATTGAGCAATTTTCAAGAAGTAGAAATGATGAATAATACTCAAATTGAAATTAAAATTAAGAGCTTAAACCAGGAGATAATATCAATTGATAATAATTTTGAAATAAAAGAAAAACAACTTAAGGAAGTTGAGATTAAAAAAAATGTATTAGATGGACAAATAATTTCTCAGAAAACTATGCTAGAAGATATTGAGTTTCAACTTAAAGAAGAGATTGAGAAGTTAAATGAAAAGTTAATTGAAAACAACTTCAATAATGTAGAAGAAGTTAATGTAATTTTAAATAAAAACCTAAATGTTGAAGTAGTTCGAAAAGAGATTGAACAGTTTAAACTTGATATTAATACTTGTGAAAAAAATAAATTAGATTTTTTTAATCAATCAAATGGTGAAGTTTATAATAGTGAATTACATGAAAAATTAAAGTTTGATTTAGATAGTGTAACAAAGGAACAGAATGAGTTACGAGTTTCAGAAGGAAGTTTAAAATCAACCATTAGCAATTATAAAAAAGCAATAATAGAAGTAAGTAATTTTAATAATAACTTAGAGAATTTAAATATCAGAGCTTTCAATTTAAATTTACTAAAATCACATTTTGTAGCAAAAGGAAAAGGATTTTTAGATTATATTATTTCAGTTTATTTGAATCAACTTTGCGATTCAGCAAATGAAAGATTCTATAAAATGACTTCTCAGAATTATAAACTAGTTGTAACAGAAGACAATAATTTTGAAGTAAAAGATTTTTTAAATGGTGGAAAAGTTCGAGGAGCTTTTACTTTATCTGGTGGGCAAAAATTTCAAGCAGCACTTTCGTTAGCATTAGCATTATCTGGAAGTATTCAAACTTATAGTAACTCTAAACAGAATTTCTTTTTTTTAGATGAAGGTTTTGGTTCATTAGATAAATCTACACTTGAGAATGTATTTGATACATTAAAATCGTTACTTAATGAAAACAGAATTGTTGGTGTAATTTCACATGTGGAAGAAGTCAAGCAGGAAATTGATGTGTATTTGAAAATTAGAAAAGACAAAGATAAAGGTAGTATAATTGAAACAAGTTGGAAATAA